The nucleotide window GCAGAGGGATCCCTCCTAACTCTAGCATTAGCAGCACATTGCTATAGGTTAGCTCGAACTGCAGTGAAAAACCAACGATGTCGAAATCCGACAGTGGTCTCCAACTTTCAAGTGAACGCAAGGGCTCATCTCGCAAACGCAACTCCTGTTCCATATCAAGCCAGGGCGCATAACTTCGTTCCGCAAGAAGCTTTGGGTGCTTGTTGATGATGGAATACAAAATCTTGTAGCCCAAGTGACTCATGCCGATGTCATACAGATCCGGAAAGGCGAGACATATCGTGCAAGCTGCCGCATCAAAATCCTTTAGAATCTCGCCGTGCTCACCACCGACATAGCGCGCCGGCTTCATGACTTTAGGGAGAAAGTCCGCGTAAGGATGCTCAGTCGTTTTTTGGGCCATAGCGACCAGTTGTAGCCTAGTTTGAGCGAATGTTAAGGCTGCCAGGACGATAAAAGGCGATACTTTACGAAAAAACGCCAATTATTTAACTTGACTCTACCTGCGACTAAAAGTTTTCACCTCGCGCCAGCATCCTCTACAATCAAAGACTTCTGAGACTTTTTCATGTTTTTGCTTTTTGATGGCATCGTTGATTTCGTTTTGCACCTAGCGGTCGAGAGCATTGCTCCAATCGGCCGGTTGATCTGTCGGAAGCTAGGCCTCGATGCAACCGCTTTTAGGTCAGCTGCATTCGGATCTCTTTTTTGGCTGAGTACCGCTGCTGCGATCGGAGCAATATGTTGGTACCTTTTTTTCAATCCCTAACTCAAAGATAAAACAACTAAGTCATATTTAAAGGTTTGAACATGAAACTACTTTATATAGCGCTGGGAATGATTACTGCCTTGTTCCTATTGTCAGTCCGCGGACGAAACCAGGAGAACAAGTTAAAACGCCAAGGATTAATTCCCACAACGGAAACGCCCACGCTCGATCATGTTCATCGCTTGATCGCAGATGGCGAAAAGATCCATGCCATTAAACTGTACCGACAGATTCACAACGTCAGCCTCAAAGAAGCCAAAGAGCAAGTAGAGCAGCTCGCAAAAAGCAAACAAACCTGAAAGCTCGCTCATCAGTTATCCCCCCCCGCGAGCAGCGCGAGCCCGCTGGGGTGGGAGCCGACGCGCGAAGCGCGCTCGGGAGGGGATTCGCGTGAATCCCCTCTTTGGAGCGCTGCCACGTAGCGGTCCAAACAGTTAAAGCTAACAACCTAACCAATTCCAAAATTAGCAAGCAAACATCCTGCTCGCAAGGCAAGCCCGCTGGGCACTCCGCAGAACAAAAAAACCCGCGCTTTGCACGGGTCTTTTTTTGCTGGCGTCCCCGGAGT belongs to Myxococcales bacterium and includes:
- a CDS encoding ribosomal protein L7/L12, which gives rise to MKLLYIALGMITALFLLSVRGRNQENKLKRQGLIPTTETPTLDHVHRLIADGEKIHAIKLYRQIHNVSLKEAKEQVEQLAKSKQT